A window of the Desulforapulum autotrophicum HRM2 genome harbors these coding sequences:
- a CDS encoding ABC transporter ATP-binding protein, translating to MIKIKSVKKTFKSDIGRPEIKAVQGISLQVDKGQIFGIIGPNGAGKSTLLKMILGFAAPNSGSIKINGLSPLDPESRDTMGYLPENPYYYDHLTTDELLLFCARTASMDKENFATRANQLLEITGLTEARRSKLSTYSKGMTQRAGLCFALIHDPDIVILDEPMSGLDPIGRKMVFDLIIDLKEKGKTVLFCSHILTDVEKLCDAITIMAKGKVKKQLTKAEISEDTRDLETIFLEAVSQTLPDTALSGAFL from the coding sequence ATGATAAAAATAAAATCTGTTAAAAAAACCTTTAAATCAGACATCGGAAGACCTGAGATCAAGGCGGTTCAAGGAATCTCCCTCCAGGTGGACAAGGGACAAATCTTCGGAATCATCGGCCCAAACGGTGCCGGGAAAAGCACCCTTTTAAAGATGATCCTCGGATTTGCCGCCCCGAACTCAGGGAGCATCAAGATCAACGGTCTTTCCCCTTTGGATCCTGAATCCAGAGATACCATGGGATATCTTCCTGAGAATCCCTATTATTATGATCATCTCACAACCGACGAGCTGCTCTTATTTTGCGCCAGAACCGCAAGCATGGACAAAGAAAACTTTGCAACCCGTGCAAACCAACTTCTTGAGATCACCGGTCTGACCGAAGCAAGGCGATCAAAACTTTCGACCTACTCCAAGGGCATGACCCAGCGGGCCGGCCTCTGCTTTGCCCTGATCCATGATCCGGACATCGTCATCCTGGATGAACCCATGTCTGGCCTTGACCCCATTGGCAGAAAAATGGTATTTGACCTGATAATCGATCTAAAAGAAAAGGGAAAAACCGTTCTCTTCTGCTCCCACATCCTGACCGATGTTGAAAAGCTATGCGATGCCATCACGATCATGGCCAAGGGAAAGGTTAAAAAACAACTCACCAAAGCAGAAATTAGCGAGGACACCAGGGATCTTGAAACCATCTTCCTTGAGGCCGTTTCCCAAACCCTGCCCGATACTGCCCTGTCAGGAGCCTTTCTATGA
- a CDS encoding ABC transporter permease → MSPLNKRILRIQALAVLTFKEGIRERAIYGIGLAALVFSSVSIPITGFFMRDLDKISVDFNLAAVSFSSLLLLFFVSVNLMAKDMERKTIFFVLSKPFSRGEYILGKLGGLIILSTTAVGVLSVAAFASVLITKSIYPQHFGHFTWPGFFIAVYGHILMLTVLNAIVVFFSTLTSSSFLTLLFSVSTYIAGQTIEEVYLFLQHQSETVPLSGFVKTTIDFLHYAAPNLSVFDLKAMAAHSLPVSGTYLLAITLYALVYSGLLAGASTFIFGKRNFS, encoded by the coding sequence ATGAGCCCCTTGAACAAACGAATCCTGCGCATACAGGCCCTTGCCGTCCTCACCTTTAAAGAAGGCATCCGGGAGCGGGCCATCTACGGCATCGGTCTTGCCGCCCTGGTCTTTTCATCTGTTTCCATTCCCATCACCGGTTTTTTCATGCGGGACCTTGACAAGATTTCCGTGGATTTTAACCTTGCAGCTGTCTCGTTTTCATCCTTGCTGCTGCTGTTCTTTGTTTCTGTCAACCTCATGGCAAAGGATATGGAACGAAAAACCATCTTTTTTGTGCTGTCAAAGCCCTTTTCAAGGGGGGAGTACATCCTTGGAAAGCTTGGCGGATTGATTATACTGAGCACTACGGCCGTTGGAGTGCTGTCCGTTGCAGCCTTTGCCAGCGTGCTCATCACAAAGAGTATCTACCCCCAGCATTTTGGTCATTTTACCTGGCCGGGATTTTTCATTGCCGTGTATGGCCACATCCTGATGCTGACCGTTTTAAACGCCATTGTGGTTTTCTTCAGCACCCTGACATCAAGTTCTTTCTTGACACTCCTATTCAGCGTATCCACCTATATTGCAGGCCAGACCATTGAAGAGGTCTATCTTTTTCTGCAGCACCAGTCCGAGACCGTTCCGCTGTCGGGTTTTGTGAAAACCACCATTGATTTTCTCCACTATGCAGCGCCTAACCTGTCAGTGTTTGATCTTAAAGCCATGGCCGCCCACAGTCTTCCCGTTTCAGGCACCTATCTGCTGGCAATCACCCTTTACGCCCTTGTCTATTCAGGCCTTCTTGCCGGGGCATCCACTTTTATCTTTGGCAAACGCAATTTTTCTTAA